Within the Senegalia massiliensis genome, the region ACATGTAATTCCTCTAACAAGCCAACACACCCAGGAGAACCAACATAGGAGTTGAAAATAGCCATATTTAGACCCTTGTATTCAATTTTATAAATAAGAACTTCCAAATTCGCTATAGATAAACTCCCTATTTTAATACCTTTGTATCTTTCAACCATCCGTGAAAAAGTTGATCTTTCAAAACAAGAAACAACTATTTCTGGAAACCCATCTATAGCTTCAACTATATCCTCAGGATTTATAATAGCCTTTTTATTTTGATCAAATTGTTTCAGTATCATAAGTTATCCTCCTTTTAAAACATGTATTTATAATACTCTTAATTTTACATCTTATTTTTATTTCTATATTATATTGAGTTTGTCAGTTGTTCTATTAAGACAAACTTAGATCTATATGTACAAATAAGTCTCTCTATTTTACTTGGACTTGTGCCTATAGATTTGACAAAAGTCTACTTATCCTCCAAAAAATAGGTCTAATAAATTTGAAGCAGTAGAGGTTTCTCTATTATATAACTCTGAGTATCCGCATTCTTTACAATATACTACTAAAAACTTATTGTTTTGTAGGTCAAAAATTTTTGAAAGACCAGATCCAGTAGTGGATATTTCTTTAGTTGCAGCATTTTTACTACCACATTTAATGCAACCCTCATTATCCATATTAATCACTCCTTTAATAACTTTATACTCATTATAATTGTATCATATTTATCACAAAATTAAAGATTATGAGCTGACCAAATAAAAAAGTACAAATAAATGTAATTTTGATAGTGAACATTACCAACTGAAGTAATGTTGAAAATTTGACATTTATATACCAGAGGGGATATCACATATGGGAAGAGCATAAGAAAATAATATTATAATCCATATTAAGCTTTACTCAATGAATATTAAGTAAACTCAATTTTACGTTATAATACTACGCAGTTTATAAATGATGCGTCGTAATCAATAGGATAAATATTAATTTGAATATCTATATCGGTAAATCTCTTATTTCAATCTCTGTACCCTCTGGTGCTTTAATTTTAAATAGATATCCATCTTCAACTTTATATACTATCTCTCCATTTTTAATCTTAAAGTTTTCATATCCTAATTTTTTTATTCTATCAAATTCTTCTTGAA harbors:
- a CDS encoding zinc ribbon domain-containing protein, whose amino-acid sequence is MDNEGCIKCGSKNAATKEISTTGSGLSKIFDLQNNKFLVVYCKECGYSELYNRETSTASNLLDLFFGG